The Helianthus annuus cultivar XRQ/B chromosome 15, HanXRQr2.0-SUNRISE, whole genome shotgun sequence genomic sequence catcagattcatcaaaatcatcaaaaacactcgtaaaaaagacatgaaattcttgaaattgacacaaaaagtcaaaaacatcaaaaataaCTATCAAAATCCCCTGAGGCGCAGAGTTTCTTAACGCCTCACCCCCTCTGAGGCGCATATACAATAAAAACCgcatgaggcgcgcctcagactcgttttttggccgtttcgcctcGAGGGACGCACGCCTCAAGCGTTTTCTTAAAACCATGCTTAATACTCAAAGACGTTACAAAAACTAAACCATATAACCTAAACCTGTTACTCGAAAACCTAATTACTCAAACGTATTAAACTATCTACATAACTAACTCGAAAACATTCATAAACAAAATCACAATTCAAACCAAGCATTGTACAAACCCTAATTCTTAACCAGCTGACGTCATCCAAACAAcaatttcacaaaaaaaaaaaaattaaaacctaaTTGATCATCCACAACATTTCATAACTGTTTAAACAAACATAGATAAGCATATAAACACATGTTTCAGTTGAATTAAATTACCTAAAATAACTTGCTTTACACGCATCTTCAATCATAACAGCTACAAACATATTTATCTCAACAAAACCTAACATTTCATCATCGATTACATTTCCTCGAATTTGACAAAACGCATAATATTAACAAATTATGAAACAAAACGCATAATAATAATAACGGAAACTGAAACGAAATTGAAAGTAGGCGTTACCTATTTGAAGCGAGAATCAGAGGCGTAGATTAGAGATTGACGATGAGATCGGATCGAGAAACTGATCAACTGCGAGATCCGTACATATCGAAGAAGATATGGAGAAATTGCATGATGATTTGAGGATAGAGTGGGACTTTGGTTTTTGAGTGTTTGGGGACACGTGTCGGTAGGGGATAGGGTGGTGGATGATGATGATTGGTGTAGGTGTAGGGTAGTCGGGTGGGGGTAGGGTATAGGGGATTTTAGCCGTGAGTTGGAGTTGAAATTGGTTGGTTTTGTAGGTTAGCCGAATGTTTCGGCTTAATAGTTTGTTGGTGTTTGATGCAGGGATATGTCGGTTTTCAGTTCGGTACAGTACTAGTGTTTTATGATTTTTGCCTTCAAATATCGTAACGTATTGAGCATTTTCGATATCGGTActtaattttgatgattttcggGATTGGTATCGGAACAGCCGCACCAAGCTCATCCCTAGTTTGATGTATGACTTTTTGATTCAAAAGTTGAAATTAAACTAAGAATAGATATAAATTGTTTGGTTTTTTAAAgcaaattggattttaataatctaatCATTAGATGGTTGGTCAATATTAACCCTACCTTTAAATTTCTTTACTAGCAGTctcacatttaaaaaaaaaatcccacTCAATCTCTGTTAAAAAAACTAAActtcgttaagttttttttttttgtctgaaTTCCAAACTAATGTTTTGGGTTTTGACAAAACAAGGATacaagtcgattgatgtaaaacttacctcaaaaCGGTGCTCCAcgcgacttgatttttgttaataggaagtttaaacacccgaattgaagcatcgttttaaggtaagttttacatcaatcgacttgtATTCTATTctgatcaaaatccctaaaacatcaaattgataattttttttaaaaggcAGAAGTGTAGAACTATCAATGGCGATATTTGACGGTGGGATTACTTTTGGCCAACCATCTTAAGGTAGGACTATTAAAATCCAGTTCCCTTTTTTTAAAAGGGTTAATTTCGCCAAAATGTTTCACGTGTATTATAATTATGTAGTGGGTTAAACTTATTTTTTACTAATTTAACAAACTTGTAAGTTTCATTGATATTTGGTAGGGTTGTGTAGGAGCTGGTAGATGGTGGATGAGATGACCGGCAATGATATGGGTATTGACGTAGCTTGTCTTTTGCTATTAAAAAAGAGGTAGCGGTGCAACTTGTTGCTCGTTTACCTTCTATTTCGATATAATTTCCAAGTTAAGAATATTTCATTACATTAATTATATATTTGGTCATATATGGCGATTTAAATGTGTGGCTTAGTTTTGGTATCGTGGCTAATTGATACATGGGTTTGTTTAGCAACAATAATGGTATAGCTAACTTTGGTAGAATGCACTTCCATGTAATAGAATCAATAACATAACATATTCATCTAGATTACAAtcatcaaaacaaagttatatccTATATAACACACTATAAATTATTTCAACCCAACAACCATTAACCAAGTAAAAACTACGCGTCACACACGCCTCGTAAACCATCTACGACAACAAAATCAACCACAACCCAAGcgaaaacccaaaaaaaaaaatcaagaaaaatcatATACTAAGGGTACCTCATGTTTAATGGTTGGGGAGTTTGTGGATTTGATTTTTTCTTGTTATGTTTGGTCAAAGGTAGTGACACATGAATGAAACCAAACTTCTTCCTCTGACTAAAAAACTGCTTATCAATTCTACCTTCTTTGTTTGTTTTGCTAGAATCATGAAATATAAGACCACTTTGATCGCGAAGCATTTCGGTTAAAGATGGATCGTCTCTTTGGGTTTGACTTTCAACATCATCACGAACGATTATATTATCTTGTAGGATCAGTTTTCGGCTTAATATGTCACCAATTGAGACGCTTGTTCTCAACACCGGccttgattctttgttgatcatGCTTGGATAGTCCCCAATCAATGGCTCAAACCGTCTAGGCACATGGCCATGAAAAGGGTTTGAGCTTCGGGTTTTTGGGtgattatgagtttctggttttCGTGGGGGAAACCCGGCTTTGGATTCAAGATTTCTTTCGTTTGCAGTGTCCGTTTTGGTCCCTGTTTTTAAAGGAACATGTTAGTTAAGACGGTGTCATATATGACATGTTTAAAACAGGTCGTGTTTGGGTTGAGTTGGTCAATAAAGAGTGTCTTTTCAGGTTCACATGTTTAACACGCTTAATTAAACATGTCAACCAGccaacccgtttaacccatttattacAACCCGTCAACCCATCTCACACATTTAGTTAATTAAACATGTCAACCAGacaacccgtttaacccatttattacAACCCGTCAACCGATCTGACACATTTAGATAAGTTGATTAAACGGGCCGTGCATGGGTTACACAAATTTAAGTGTGTCCGGACTAGGGCTGATTTTTTTACAAGAATAAATATATGGATTGTGTTAGGTTTGAACAATTCAACCCGCCAACCCACTTGCCCTAAACCTGTCAACCCCCAGCCCATTTACGGCCCGTTTAACCCATTAACTACAACCCACCAACCTATTTGATTCAGTtagataaatgggttaaacggtcGTGTTTTGGGTTGCACACAGGTTCGGGGTTCATGTTTTTTATTCGAATAAATTTATGGGTTATGTTTAGGTTGAGCAATTCAACCCACCAGCCCGAAACCTGTCAACCCGCCAACGCCCTAGTATTACCTAAAGCCTCTCCAAGGGTTTTTCGTCTAAATTTGGCATCATCCGTGTGATCCATCGAGTTCTTTAGAAACGCCATTGTAGAAAGATTAGCATCCTTCCTATGATAATCATTTTTCTTAGATACATCTTCGGCTTTTCGCGCCTTTTGAGTAAGTTCACAATACTCTTCATACGAAAGCGTTATTCCTTCGCGAACCAACGGCCTACTCTCCGCACAAGCCACAGCTTCCATAGCTCTTGCCGCTTCTTCCATCTTTTTAGCCGCAAACAACCTCATTTCCACCATCTTTATACTCATTTTCGTGTGTTCAATCTCGGATG encodes the following:
- the LOC110912785 gene encoding WEB family protein At2g40480 isoform X2; this encodes METVEKQAAELEKELIIKEQETLEVLRELESAKGVMEGLKLNIMKEVSSILNLNPDSGTTVTSSDKSTASLTLCSVPLPPAIILSELKEAKSKLNRTTNDLAMIRASVETLNKKMRTHKVNLAENGDTKCVIKESIDVSNNGSHKPTFEAEQFRRMEEAAQYEVIKATSEIEHTKMSIKMVEMRLFAAKKMEEAARAMEAVACAESRPLVREGITLSYEEYCELTQKARKAEDVSKKNDYHRKDANLSTMAFLKNSMDHTDDAKFRRKTLGEALGTKTDTANERNLESKAGFPPRKPETHNHPKTRSSNPFHGHVPRRFEPLIGDYPSMINKESRPVLRTSVSIGDILSRKLILQDNIIVRDDVESQTQRDDPSLTEMLRDQSGLIFHDSSKTNKEGRIDKQFFSQRKKFGFIHVSLPLTKHNKKKSNPQTPQPLNMRYP